The Microtus pennsylvanicus isolate mMicPen1 chromosome 5, mMicPen1.hap1, whole genome shotgun sequence DNA segment ATATCGTGAGGACAGACCCAAGGCTCCATGAGCCCATGTATTACTTCCTGGCCATGCTTTCTCTCACTGACATGGCCATGTCCCTGCCTGCCATGGTATCACTTTTCAGGGTGTTGTGGTCCATTTCCCGAGAGATCCAGTTCAATATCTGTGTGGTACAAATGTTTCTGATTCATACCTTTTCCTTCACTGAATCATCTGTGCTCCTGGCCATGGCCCTTGACCGGtatgtggccatctgccaccCTCTGCGATATGCTACCATTCTCACTCCAAAGCTCATTGCCAAGATTGGAGTTGCAGCCTTGCTTCGGAGTGCAATCCCACTCATTCCTCTCCTGGTTCGTCTAGCATTCATTCCCTTCTGTCGCTCCCATGTCCTTTCTCATTCTTATTGTCTGCACCAGGACATAATCCGACTTGCCTGTGCTGACGTCAGGTTTAATGTTATATATGGAATGGTTGTGATTACCATGCTGTGGGGCATGGATTCTTTGGGTATTTTAATAACTTATGTTTTTATCCTTCACTCAGTGTTAAGAATCGCATCCCGTGAGGGTAGGCTGAAAGCACTTAACACATGTGCATCCCACATCTGTGCTGTGCTCATCCTATATGTGCCCATGATAGGATTATCTATCGTCCATCGTTTTGCCAAGCATTCCTCTCCCTTTGTTCACATCTTCATGGCTCATATCTATTTAATGGTGCCACCAGTGCTTAACCCCATCATCTATAGTGTGAAGACCAAGCAGATCCGCCAAGGAATCCTCCATCTGATCTGTGCCCATAAAATTAATTCTTCTGCAATGTAATCATGTCATCAAGACAACAAGGTGTTAAAATAATGACTCAATGCCATGGTGAATTATCTATCCTAAGTATGTTGTACTCAGAGGTGACAAAACATCAAAGCAGAATTAACCACTCCAAATGTGCTCATGGTGACTCAAAGAACTAGGCATCCTTACAtactttaaatactttaaaatcatCTTCAGTTATTAATGTATTAGAGAGATAGGATGCAAATCACTGTCCTCTGTCCTTGGCTGTTAATAACCTTAAGCTTCATATAAGTAACTTATCTACAAAGTTTGccttaaattggaaaaaaaaagattcttttttgtctttttgatatTTGATAATGTTTGGCATAGTACCTTACAtgaccttttaatttttattaatattgtgCTTGAAATCTCATTATTTGTTCATATCTATAGATGGTAATAATTTGACCGAAATCATTTTGTTaatctgtttgatttctttctcttgattttctttaagggatttgttgatttattctaattttttgtttgccttttcctccatttctttgaggaaatttttcatttcccctttaagtgcctcaaacattctcctaaagttattttttaggttattttcttctgctccaAGTATATTTGAATGTTCaaatcttgctgttgtagagccaTTAATTGTTGTTGGTGTCATGTTCTCTTTGTGGTATTGAGTGTGTTCTTATCTTGTCTACCCATcatttcctctgattggtgtagttctGGCTGTGTCTCTGATGATTAATCTTCCAGTTGTGAGTGGATCTAAGgctcatggtgcagtcagggccacggTTTCAGTCATCTGGAGGTCACTCTGTGTTCCCTGAGGTCGCTTGGTGCTCCTGGGTGTCCCTCTCCAATCCCAGAGATTGTTCCGACCTGCTCCTAAGAAGGTTGCTGGCTTGGGTATGCTctgctgaggttgctgccttgggcctgctccagcagaggttgctggctcaggcctgcggTGGTGGAGGTCGCTGGCTCAGGCTTGTtcctgtaaatgtccctggtttgggcctgctcccacagaggttgcTCCCTTGTACTGCTCCTCTGGAGGTCGCTGACTTAATCTGAAAGTgtaattttaaagtgtttaaattTAACTAAATTCAGCTTATGCTAGTAatgttattttttcaaaatagtgtttttaaagcaattttcattgtaattattttaaagatcaaATATTATCATTTTTGAGATTAACAGTCCTTAAATTGTTTCTAATGAATGGTTCTTTGGTGAAATTGAATGTGCTGAAATAGAAGAGTAACAACAAGTATTCTCAAGTAAAGGATCCGATCTGGGGGAATGAGACATAGgtgtataaaacaaaacagaaaataaaacataaactatCAAGGAGCAATAAGGAGACCATGGGTTCTTCAGGAATGAAGGGAATGACTGGATCTGAGATCCTAACTTCAAGTTTATGGGTTCCTTTCTATTGTTTTAAGTGAGACATCATTACaacacttctttttaaaagataacacCCAAATTACTTCTCTTTTACTCAATgacttgtttatttctttgggttTATGCATTCAGTATTTAGGGCTGCTCTTACACCAAGGAAAGTCAAATTCTTGGACAACATCTAGTACAAGATATATGAAAACATATTGTCTTTCAGTAAGGCAGGGACAGTCAGAAGATATGAAAACATATTGTCTTTCAGCAAGGCAGGGACAGTCAGAAGATATGAAAATACATTGTCAGCAAGGCAGGGACAGTCAGAAGATATGAAAATACATTGTTTGTCAGCAAGGCAAGGACAATCTGAAGATATGAAGGACCTTCCCAGCTACTTCTGCATTTTTTAATACAGGCTGAACTAAATTTCTATTATATTCCACAATTTATGTATGATTATAAATTGGATTATTTCAAAGATAGAGAATTTAATTTTAACTAGTGATCAGATTTATGAGAGAATCTAGGAATAATTGGGGAgaagaaaacatgatcaaaatatattgtatgtaaaaaattaaaaagagttaaaacaaaataaatataacaacaaCAGAGTCACCTACAGACAGTATCTGAAATTTCctattttcttcttccaaaaattCTAAATAGTTAAACCATGTTTACATGCACTTGCATGTAAATGCTTTTTTACCAagtattcttatttaaaaaatgttaaactagtagaacatccccattgtctcaatgtgtgggtgcacccctcgcggtcctgagttccatgctcgtgctctctctctttctgctcctgatttggaccttgagatttcagtcctgtgctccaatttaggtctctgtctctgtctcctttcatcgcttgctgaaggttaatattcaggaggatgcctaaaagcctgggataaaaccggactctctgaacatagtggacaatgaggactactgagaactcaagaacaatggcaatgggtttctgatcctactgcacgcactggctttgtgggagcctaggcagtttggatgctcaacttactagacctggatggaggtgggggttccttggacttcccacaggacagggaaccctgattgcttttcgggctgggggggagacttaattgggggagggggagggaaatgggaggcggtggcggggaagagacagaaatctttaataaataaataaattaaaaaaaaagttaaactaaTGGATTTTTGTTATTGGCATCACATAATAATCTCTGGGAACATGACAAAATTATGCCTAAAATTCTTTAAAGTTATAATCTTTTCCACaaaccaaataaagaaaatcagTATTGATATTGCTCCCTTCTAAAGCAACCACACCTCCCCGGAGAAGAATGAATATGCATACATTTTCTCTAATAAAAAATAGTGATGCTTAGGCAATGGTTAGTTACCATATAGCAACTTCTGCTTTGACCTACAGTAtaaattcaagacttgaaaaccaaaatagggACAATAAAGAAAACGTTAACCAAGGGAattctaaaaacagaaaatatgaaaagatgATCAGGagccacaaatgcaagcataaacagcagaatggagagaatctcaagtgttgaagatacaatagaggaaatagactcattggtcaaagaaaacattaaatgtaacaaaagcttaacacaaaatatccaggaaatatgggacaccatgaaaagaccaaacttaaaaataataggtatagaagaagaactATAagtcaaaaatcaaagaaaatatattcaacaaaattatagaagaaatctTTTCCAATctaaagaaatatatgtataaagatATGTATATggagatacaagaagcttacagaacaccaaatagactagataacAAAAAAGtctccttgccacataataatcaaacactaaacat contains these protein-coding regions:
- the LOC142850796 gene encoding olfactory receptor 51G2-like, with the protein product MATTNSSSLISSTFYLTGIPGYEEFHHWISIPFCLLYIVGITGNCSILHIVRTDPRLHEPMYYFLAMLSLTDMAMSLPAMVSLFRVLWSISREIQFNICVVQMFLIHTFSFTESSVLLAMALDRYVAICHPLRYATILTPKLIAKIGVAALLRSAIPLIPLLVRLAFIPFCRSHVLSHSYCLHQDIIRLACADVRFNVIYGMVVITMLWGMDSLGILITYVFILHSVLRIASREGRLKALNTCASHICAVLILYVPMIGLSIVHRFAKHSSPFVHIFMAHIYLMVPPVLNPIIYSVKTKQIRQGILHLICAHKINSSAM